One window of Salegentibacter sp. Hel_I_6 genomic DNA carries:
- a CDS encoding biopolymer transporter ExbD, with protein sequence MNLRGRNKVSPEFSMSSMTDIVFLLLIFFMLTSPVITPEALDLILPKAKGKTTSVQNVAVSITKDLQFYVDDQRITQSALESTLKTKLSGKEKPTIILRAEEGVPIEKAVNVMDIANRNSYKIVLAVKPE encoded by the coding sequence ATGAATTTAAGAGGAAGAAATAAAGTAAGCCCCGAGTTCAGTATGAGCTCGATGACAGATATTGTCTTTCTGTTGTTGATCTTTTTTATGCTCACCTCGCCGGTAATTACTCCAGAAGCTTTGGACCTCATACTTCCAAAAGCTAAAGGAAAAACAACCAGTGTTCAGAATGTTGCGGTGAGTATCACCAAAGACCTTCAATTCTATGTAGACGATCAACGTATTACGCAGTCAGCATTAGAAAGTACTTTAAAAACCAAATTATCTGGCAAAGAAAAGCCAACCATTATTTTAAGGGCTGAAGAAGGAGTGCCTATAGAGAAAGCGGTTAATGTTATGGATATTGCCAACCGAAATAGTTATAAAATCGTTTTAGCGGTTAAACCCGAATAG
- a CDS encoding MotA/TolQ/ExbB proton channel family protein codes for MLYFFQQDGVAEAAQEAEPVVEEKTLSLFDLMLSGGLGGQIIIFILFILLFAAVYIYFERLFAIKSASQVDKNFMLQIKDNVVNGNIESAKMRCAQSDSPVARLTEKGISRIGSPLEDINTAIENAGRLEVYKLEKNVSVLATIAGAAPMIGFLGTVIGMVIAFHELATSSGQAQMGALAEGIYTAMTTTVAGLIVGIIAYIGYNHLVVKTDKVVHQMEATAVDFLDLLNEPA; via the coding sequence ATGCTATACTTTTTTCAGCAGGACGGCGTTGCCGAAGCCGCCCAGGAGGCAGAACCGGTAGTGGAAGAAAAAACCCTGTCTTTATTCGATTTAATGCTTAGTGGAGGCCTTGGAGGCCAAATCATTATCTTTATTCTTTTTATCCTGCTGTTTGCAGCAGTTTATATTTATTTCGAAAGGCTTTTTGCTATAAAATCGGCCAGCCAGGTAGATAAGAATTTTATGCTTCAAATTAAGGATAACGTAGTAAACGGAAATATAGAATCGGCCAAGATGCGTTGTGCACAAAGTGATTCTCCGGTGGCAAGATTAACAGAAAAAGGAATTTCCAGAATTGGAAGCCCTTTAGAGGATATTAATACTGCTATAGAAAACGCGGGACGTTTAGAAGTTTATAAATTAGAAAAGAACGTTAGTGTTCTGGCGACCATCGCAGGAGCCGCCCCAATGATTGGGTTTTTAGGTACCGTAATCGGTATGGTAATTGCTTTTCATGAGTTGGCCACCAGTAGTGGGCAGGCGCAAATGGGAGCATTAGCCGAAGGTATTTATACCGCGATGACCACAACCGTTGCCGGACTTATTGTAGGTATTATTGCCTATATTGGTTATAACCACTTAGTAGTAAAAACCGATAAAGTAGTACACCAAATGGAAGCTACTGCGGTAGATTTCCTTGACCTGTTAAACGAGCCCGCTTAA
- a CDS encoding Glu/Leu/Phe/Val dehydrogenase dimerization domain-containing protein translates to MKELLKLYENKEPEIVFNWKDSETEAEGWTVINSLRGGAAGGGTRMRVGLDQNEVLSLAKTMEVKFTVSGPPIGGAKSGINFDPKDPRKKGVLERWYKAVSPLLKSYYGTGGDLNVDEINEVIPITEDCGVWHPQEGVFNGHFKPTEADKINRIGQLRQGVIKVLENTRFSPDVTRKYTVADMITGYGVAESVKHYYDIYGGDIKGKRAIVQGFGNVGSAAAYYLSQMGVKIVGIIDRVGGLINEEGFTFEEIKTLFLNKEGNTLKHDNLIPFEEINEKIWELDAEIFAPCAASRLITQDQINSLIERKLEVITSGANVPFADKEIFFGSIMESTDEKVSLIPDFIGNCGMARVFAYFMERRVQMTDESIFNDTSMTIKNAIQNTYDNNSSKTNISKTAFEVALKQLV, encoded by the coding sequence ATGAAGGAATTATTGAAATTATACGAAAATAAAGAACCCGAAATCGTTTTCAACTGGAAAGATTCTGAAACTGAAGCTGAAGGTTGGACCGTAATAAATTCTTTACGCGGTGGTGCTGCCGGCGGTGGAACCAGGATGCGTGTAGGTTTAGATCAAAATGAAGTACTTTCATTAGCTAAAACCATGGAGGTGAAATTTACCGTTTCAGGACCTCCAATTGGAGGAGCAAAGTCTGGAATAAACTTCGATCCAAAAGATCCGCGTAAAAAAGGAGTTTTAGAACGCTGGTATAAGGCAGTTTCGCCATTATTGAAAAGCTACTACGGTACCGGGGGTGATCTTAATGTTGATGAAATAAATGAAGTAATTCCAATTACTGAAGATTGTGGAGTTTGGCACCCACAAGAAGGTGTTTTTAACGGGCATTTTAAACCTACAGAAGCCGATAAGATTAATAGAATTGGACAGTTGCGTCAGGGGGTGATCAAGGTTTTGGAAAATACTCGTTTTTCTCCAGATGTAACCAGAAAATATACCGTCGCAGATATGATTACCGGATACGGCGTAGCCGAATCTGTTAAACATTACTACGATATTTATGGAGGGGATATAAAAGGTAAAAGAGCTATTGTTCAGGGCTTTGGAAATGTTGGTTCAGCCGCAGCTTATTACCTTTCGCAAATGGGTGTTAAGATAGTTGGAATCATAGACCGTGTTGGAGGTTTAATTAATGAAGAAGGATTCACTTTTGAAGAAATTAAAACACTTTTTCTTAATAAGGAAGGAAATACCCTTAAGCACGATAATTTAATTCCTTTTGAAGAAATCAATGAGAAAATTTGGGAACTTGATGCCGAGATATTTGCACCTTGTGCTGCCTCTCGTTTAATCACCCAGGATCAAATTAATAGTCTTATTGAAAGAAAATTAGAGGTCATTACCAGTGGCGCCAATGTCCCTTTTGCCGATAAAGAAATTTTCTTTGGTTCTATTATGGAGTCTACAGATGAAAAAGTAAGCCTAATTCCAGATTTTATAGGAAACTGCGGAATGGCGAGAGTTTTTGCTTATTTTATGGAAAGAAGAGTACAAATGACCGATGAGTCTATTTTTAATGACACTTCTATGACCATTAAAAATGCTATTCAGAATACTTACGATAATAATAGCAGTAAAACCAATATTAGTAAAACCGCTTTTGAGGTTGCGTTAAAGCAATTGGTATAA
- a CDS encoding anhydro-N-acetylmuramic acid kinase, with translation MKKANYKVIGVMSGTSLDGIDLVYVNFDFKNSWSYKILKAETVPYPLNWQETLAGAINYSEERLTDLNKKYTNFLAGIISRFIETHQIKDIDAVCSHGHTIKHEPENNYTLQIGNLPELAYLSGQKVICDFRVQDVALGGQGAPLVPIGDKLLFSDYKYCVNLGGFANISTEKNGQRLAYDICAVNTVLNYYSQKLGKEFDEGGKLASSGELNKNLLKELNKLPFYAQKPPKSLGIEWVKSEVFPILEKYEENIPNILHTFTFHLAQQIAKTLDDGPESKVLMTGGGTFNNFLMRLLKNESQCHFTIPSDEIINYKEALIFGLLGVLKLRDEVNVLKSVTGAKKDHSSGVIYEI, from the coding sequence ATGAAAAAAGCGAACTACAAAGTTATCGGAGTAATGTCTGGCACCTCCCTGGACGGCATCGATTTGGTTTATGTTAATTTTGATTTTAAGAACTCGTGGAGTTACAAGATCTTAAAAGCTGAAACCGTTCCTTACCCCCTGAACTGGCAGGAAACTTTGGCTGGTGCAATTAATTATTCCGAAGAAAGATTAACCGATCTTAATAAGAAATATACCAATTTTTTGGCTGGGATTATTTCTAGATTTATTGAAACCCACCAAATAAAAGATATTGATGCGGTTTGCAGTCACGGTCATACTATTAAACATGAACCGGAAAATAATTATACTTTACAAATTGGAAACTTACCTGAATTGGCTTATCTATCTGGGCAAAAAGTAATTTGCGATTTTAGAGTACAGGATGTTGCATTGGGTGGCCAGGGCGCTCCGCTGGTGCCTATTGGAGATAAATTGCTTTTTTCAGATTATAAATATTGTGTGAATTTGGGCGGTTTTGCAAATATTTCTACGGAAAAAAATGGGCAACGCCTGGCCTATGATATCTGTGCCGTAAACACTGTTTTAAATTACTATTCGCAAAAATTGGGAAAAGAATTTGACGAAGGCGGGAAATTAGCATCTTCAGGTGAATTGAATAAAAATTTACTTAAAGAATTAAATAAACTCCCTTTTTATGCTCAAAAACCCCCAAAATCGTTGGGAATTGAGTGGGTGAAATCTGAAGTTTTTCCTATTCTGGAAAAATACGAGGAGAATATCCCAAATATTCTACACACATTTACGTTTCATCTGGCGCAGCAAATAGCCAAAACTTTAGACGATGGTCCTGAATCTAAAGTATTAATGACCGGCGGCGGTACTTTTAATAATTTTTTGATGCGACTGCTTAAAAATGAATCTCAATGTCATTTCACCATTCCTTCAGATGAAATTATTAACTATAAAGAAGCTCTGATTTTCGGTTTACTGGGAGTTTTAAAACTTAGAGATGAGGTAAATGTATTAAAATCGGTTACCGGTGCTAAAAAAGATCATTCCTCAGGAGTGATTTATGAAATTTGA
- a CDS encoding acyl-CoA dehydrogenase has product MDFKLTEEHIMIRDAARDFAKTELLPGVIERDEKQEFPRELVKKMGDLGFLGMMASPEYGGGGMDTIAYILVMEELSKIDASASVMVSVNNSLVCWGLDTYGNEEQKKKYLTKLTTGEKLGAFCLSEPEAGSDATSQRTTAIDKGDHYVLNGTKNWITNGSSADYFLVIAQTDREKKHKGINAFIVEKGLEGFEIGPKEQKMGIRGSDTHSLNFNDVKVPKENRIGEDGFGFKFAMKTLSGGRIGIAAQALGIASGAYELALDYSKQRKAFGTEICNHQAIAFKLADMYTSIEASRHLVMKAAWDKDQGANYDLTGAMAKVYASKTAMDVTTEAVQVHGGNGYVKEYHVERLMRDAKITQIYEGTSEIQKIVISRAILKD; this is encoded by the coding sequence ATGGATTTCAAACTTACAGAAGAACATATAATGATTCGCGATGCCGCGCGTGATTTTGCAAAAACAGAGTTATTGCCGGGTGTGATTGAGAGAGATGAAAAACAGGAATTCCCTAGAGAGCTGGTAAAAAAGATGGGGGATCTTGGATTTCTTGGAATGATGGCTTCTCCGGAATATGGAGGAGGCGGAATGGATACCATCGCTTACATATTGGTAATGGAAGAGCTTTCTAAAATAGACGCATCTGCATCTGTGATGGTATCGGTAAACAACTCCCTGGTATGTTGGGGCCTTGATACCTACGGAAACGAAGAACAAAAGAAAAAATATCTCACAAAGCTTACTACGGGTGAAAAACTCGGCGCTTTCTGCCTTTCAGAACCTGAAGCTGGAAGTGATGCAACTTCTCAGCGTACCACAGCTATAGATAAAGGAGATCATTACGTTCTTAACGGAACTAAGAATTGGATTACAAACGGTAGTTCTGCCGATTATTTTTTAGTAATCGCACAAACCGACCGTGAGAAAAAACATAAAGGAATAAACGCCTTTATCGTAGAAAAAGGTTTGGAAGGTTTTGAAATAGGGCCAAAAGAACAAAAAATGGGAATTCGCGGAAGCGACACACATTCATTGAATTTTAATGATGTAAAAGTTCCAAAAGAAAATAGAATTGGAGAAGACGGTTTCGGATTTAAATTTGCCATGAAAACGCTTTCTGGCGGAAGAATTGGAATCGCGGCACAGGCTTTAGGAATTGCTTCCGGTGCTTACGAATTGGCTTTAGATTATTCAAAACAACGGAAAGCTTTTGGTACCGAAATTTGCAACCACCAGGCAATTGCTTTTAAACTTGCTGATATGTATACCTCTATTGAAGCTTCAAGGCATTTGGTAATGAAAGCTGCCTGGGACAAAGACCAGGGTGCAAATTATGACCTTACGGGGGCAATGGCAAAAGTATACGCTTCAAAAACAGCTATGGATGTTACTACTGAAGCCGTACAGGTTCACGGAGGAAATGGTTATGTAAAAGAATACCACGTAGAACGTTTAATGCGTGATGCTAAAATCACCCAGATCTATGAAGGAACTTCTGAAATTCAAAAAATAGTAATTTCAAGAGCTATTTTAAAAGACTAA